Part of the Bacillus sp. THAF10 genome is shown below.
ATTCCGCACCTCTGCGATTAACTCCTGCAGGGCCTTCAAAGTATTCATCGGCGTTTTCTCGAATTCCTTCATCTCTTGTTCAATCTGCTCGGCACTTTTTCCTTCGCGACGTTTAAATTCACGAGCATACTCAAGCACCCCTTTGTACATTATCTCCTCGCTCTTAATGTACATCGGAGCACACATAGGCACAATACCCTTCACCGGCATCGTATAACCTAACTTTAAGGAGAAAACTCCACCAAGCGATAATCCCACAACCGCGATGCTTTCATGTCCCATGTCCTTTAAGTATTGATATGCCTCCATTACATCCTTCCACCAATCCTCAGGACCAGTATGTACTAATTCCTCTGGCGGTACCCCATGTCCCTTATATTGTGGAGCATGACAAGTATAACCTCTTTTCTCAAGGTAACGTCCCATCATCCGCACATCCGCAGAATTTCCGGTAAATCCATGTAACATCAATACCGCACGGTCTCCACCCTCAAAGGTAAATGGTTTTGGCAATTTCACTTTCATCCTAATCGAACTCCCTTTCGTTCAATGTCTATAATATATGCAACTTTATATTTTATATCAGATAGGAAAACTTCAAAGGATTATTTTATCACAGTAGCAAGAGAATAGCTTTTCGAAATACTTGTAAACCTCCTTCGTAGCAGTGTTTACTTTTAAGGGGGTAGGTTTTTATAATGAACGATTAGTAGGAAGGAATCGACAAAAATAGTTTTTATTCAAAAAATAAACCAACTTCTTTTTTGCCCCATAATGCTATTCAAATTCCGATAAAAAAATCGTAAAACCTATTTATCATACAGGATTATTCTTAAAAGAATTATTTTTAAATAATTTTACCATTTCGACATTAATCAGCAACATTCCATAAATAGTTAATTTATAATAAATCCAGGGAATAAAAAGGACAATAGTTGCAATACCAAAGTTATAGGAAGAACAAAGCATAAAAACAGCCAAAGGCAAACTTACTGAAAAGTGAGGACGCAAAGTCTACAGATCTAAGGTTGCGTAAAAGTGATAGTAAAACCTTTTACCAATTAAGATGGCTGGGCTGCCTGAAATACCGAAGTATTTTAGGAGGGAAAAGGATGGCGGAAAACATGACGATTGAAATGACAGAAAATTTAGATAAAGAATGGGTAGATCTAATTGCGAATGCATTAGAAATGGGTATTACTTCTGATGAAATTAGAGAATTCTTACATACTTATCGCAATCATTCTGCAGATAAGCTCTAATTTTTGCGAATTTTCACATGTTTTTGTTCTAAATATCTAACAAACCCTTCGTTATATGCTATAATATGAGCATGATAGGAAGGTGAATACCATGATTGGTGAACGAATAAAAAAATATAGAGAACAAAGAAAGCTGTCCATGTCCGAACTAGCCGAACGCGCTGGTGTAGCTAAATCATACCTTAGTTCCATCGAACGGAACTTACAATCTAATCCTTCCGTTCAATTTCTAGAAAAAATCTCTTCTGTGCTTGGTGTATCTGTCAACACCCTTTTACATGACGAAAATGATGCACAAGCTAAAGAAAACCTCGACCGAGAATGGGCCTCCCTTGTAAAAGAAGCCATGGACTCCGGCGTTACGAAGGATCAATTTAAAGAGTTCTTAGAATTTAATAGATGGAAAATGAATCAAGAAAACAAATAATCGCTGATCTCAATCAGCGATTATTTTTATATTTGTTGATTAATGATAGACGACTTAATAACAATTTTTAACTGTCTCGATACCGGGAACCTCTTTTTCACATCAATCACTTCCACTAAACCAGCATATTGCCCTGTTAAATCTGTTGAACATACCGGACAGTTCCACTCAAACGTCGAGCAGCTGCTAAAAGATTTTTGACAACATGTTGGACAAACTTTGGTAAACATGGGGGGCCTCCTTTGATTTGTGTTGATTTTTTGCTATCTTTTTATGATTTTTCGGATAGCTTTTTCTAACGTTTCTTTCTTCTGTATTTGTTAAAACCACAAAATGTTTCACTTCAAATAATTGAATTTATTCATGTTAACTGCTTTCGTTTTTCTGTATCATTCACTAAACAAGTAAAGACCTCGACTCTACATTCATCAAGGTCTAATTGTCTACCACTTTTCTTCTCCTAAATATAAATATAGTTATCAATCCGAAAATAACTAAAATAGTTCCAAGAAGAATATTGTTATAAAGGTTACTTGCTGTGTTAGGTAACTGTACTCCATTACCGTTTTCATTGACCTCAGTCAACCCTATAGCAGTAAAACTAAATTCAACTGTTGCAGATTTGTGTTTCACTTCATTTCCAGCTTCTCTAGGCAATTCCACTGAAAAAAATAACTCTTTATCTTTATGACTCAGCAAACTCCCCAAAGATAATTGTTGCAAATCATGGATTTTGCCCTTATACAAAGTAGAAGTCTGGTCTGTTATCGTCATTAATAGGCTATCAAACAGCTCTTGATCACCTTTCTCTAAAATTGCACTGGCGATGTAATTGAAATCGACATTCCCATTGTTCATAATTCTCAGAGGTTTTGTGGTTCTATCTCCAGGTGCCATATTAGAAAAAGTA
Proteins encoded:
- a CDS encoding carboxylesterase, with protein sequence MKVKLPKPFTFEGGDRAVLMLHGFTGNSADVRMMGRYLEKRGYTCHAPQYKGHGVPPEELVHTGPEDWWKDVMEAYQYLKDMGHESIAVVGLSLGGVFSLKLGYTMPVKGIVPMCAPMYIKSEEIMYKGVLEYAREFKRREGKSAEQIEQEMKEFEKTPMNTLKALQELIAEVRNNVDMIYSPTFVVQARHDNMINTDSANIIYNEVESPTKEIKWYEESGHVITLDKEREQLHEDVFQFLESLDW
- a CDS encoding anti-repressor SinI family protein; translated protein: MAENMTIEMTENLDKEWVDLIANALEMGITSDEIREFLHTYRNHSADKL
- a CDS encoding helix-turn-helix domain-containing protein produces the protein MIGERIKKYREQRKLSMSELAERAGVAKSYLSSIERNLQSNPSVQFLEKISSVLGVSVNTLLHDENDAQAKENLDREWASLVKEAMDSGVTKDQFKEFLEFNRWKMNQENK
- a CDS encoding LPXTG cell wall anchor domain-containing protein; translated protein: MKFIKLYLMTILCLGALSAVYLPVYQTEATPTSEIIRISTSPSNSFITFSNMAPGDRTTKPLRIMNNGNVDFNYIASAILEKGDQELFDSLLMTITDQTSTLYKGKIHDLQQLSLGSLLSHKDKELFFSVELPREAGNEVKHKSATVEFSFTAIGLTEVNENGNGVQLPNTASNLYNNILLGTILVIFGLITIFIFRRRKVVDN